The genomic DNA GTGCATTGGCGGGCGGGGCGATCGTCGGACAAATTGGCATTTATCGATCGCTCTGGGTGTTTGGCATTTTTCAGGCAGTCAGTAACCTCGCCTATTTCGCCCTGGCGCAGTTGGGGCAGAACTATCCGGCAATGGTGCTGGCAATCAATGTCGAAAACTTCTGCGGTGGACTGGGAACGGCGGGCTTTGTTGCCTATCTGATCAGCCTTTGCAATCCCCGCTTTTCCGCGACTCAATATGCCCTGCTGTCTAGCTTGGTGGCAGTCAGTCGCGATATCCTCGTTGCCCCTGCCGGAACGATCGCAAAATCCACAGGCTGGTCAACTTTCTTTTTGCTGACCCTGCTGGCGGCACTGCCCGGACTCCTGCTCTTGCCGATTTGTGCTCCCTGGAACAAAAAGCCCGAAATGGTCGGTCATTCTGCCCTGGAGACAGACGAAGAAGACCGATCGCAGTTGTAGGATAGAAGGAGTATAAGTTTTTCCTGCCCATCCTTACCGCTGCCGTTTCCCAGCATGGCTATTTTTCGTCAGTACATTGCCCCACTCATCGTCGTCTTCATTTTCTTTGTTGCACTGGTTGCCGTCAGTGCCCGCATTTTCCTGCCGGAAGACCTGGCTGCTCCCGCTCCGATCGAGGAAGTCCGCCCCGAAGGTACAGCCGTTACCAAAACCTCCGATGCCACGATGACGGCTCCCGTGATTGGTCATGGTGTTGCCGACCTGCCGCCTAGCCTGGAGACTCTGGTGCATGGCTTCCCTGCTGCTGATGGCGCAATGTAGAGCGCACCGTAAAAGTCAATTTAGAAAAGGTTTGGCGATCGCCAGCCTCTCCAGTGGAGTCATCGAGTGAATCTGCCCTCCGGCTACCAGCTACGTCCCGGTTCCGGACTCGATCGCGCTTTGCTGGTCAAATTTATGCAGCGCACCTACCAGGAACTCTTTCCGGGTCACGACGTTGCCCACCTCGCCCAAACCGTTGAGCAATATTTCTCCACCGAAGCGCCTCTCTTCTGGGTGGAACTTTCCGGCGCTCCGCCTCGCTCCAATCCCCTGGGCTGTCTCTGGATGGGCACCGCGATCGATCAGATTCAGGGCGATCGGTATCCCTATATTTTTTTGCTGTACGTCCATCCCGATCATCGTCACCAGGGAATTGGCACGGCTCTAATGCAGAAGGTTGAAGACTGGGCAAAGGAACGGGGCGATCGGCAGGTGGGACTTCAGGTATTTGTTCAGAATCAGGCAGCGTTAAGACTCTACGAGAAACTCGGCTACCAGCCGCAGTCAATATTTATGGTGAAGCCCCTGCCAAGATAGCACCCGAAAACGGAATTACCTCGGCGACAGCGTTTGAAATTCCAGGTAATGGGTCAAGGTTTGCAGGGGCAGCAAAATAAATCAGCACTGCTTAGCCCTGCATATAATCAATCACCTGATGCAGTGCACCGGGCTTTGTCACCATCAGCACTGTTGATTCTGCTTCGATCACCGTACTGCCGTTGGGGATAATCAGATCCTCATGGGGGTGTGCCTGATAGCCGATGATCAGCAAACCTTCAGGGAATTTGGGATCTTGCGCCAGTTCCATTAAACTGCGACCGACGATCGGCGAAGTGGCAGGAATCGGCAGCTTCAAAACTTCGATCTGATCCTGCTCAAAGTGCATCATCGATTCCACCTGGGGATACTCGATCGCATTCACCATTGTTGAAACTGCCAGATCGACCGCATTAATAATGGACGTTGCTCCAGCGATGCGATAGGGATCGGCAAAGTCCCGGTGGCGCATTCTCACCAGAATTTGCGGTACGCCGTAATGTTTTGCCAGGGCAACCATCGCCAGATTCAGAGCATCTTCCCGCAGAACGGCAGCGATCGCATCTGCTTTGCGAATTCCCGCTTCCATTAATAGTTCTGTACTCACTGCACTGCCCTCAAACGCCATCGCCCCCAACTGCTCACGGGCATAGCGACAGGCAACCGGATCAATATCAACTACGGCGATCGTGTGCCCCAGATCAACCAGTCTTTGTGCCAGATTGAGTCCCATCAGTCCGGCTCCGCCAATTAAAACGTACATTGCGCCTGTCCCCTTAAACTCCCCTGATTATACGAAAACCCCCTCACCCAGAAAGTTCAGGAGAGGGGATTAGACTCATTAGATTAATGGAAGAACGAAGTCAAGCGTCTTAATCTGTGGTGCTTTATCTTGCGCTTTATCTTGTGCTTCATCTACTGGGCTTCAGCCGGAGCTGTTGCCGGAGCCAGCCGACCGATCGCTTGCTTGACAAGGGTTTGCAGGAACGCCGATCGCTGATTTACCTGGAAGACAGATTGCAGCTTTTGCATCAGACGATCGGGCTG from Leptolyngbya ohadii IS1 includes the following:
- a CDS encoding potassium channel family protein — its product is MYVLIGGAGLMGLNLAQRLVDLGHTIAVVDIDPVACRYAREQLGAMAFEGSAVSTELLMEAGIRKADAIAAVLREDALNLAMVALAKHYGVPQILVRMRHRDFADPYRIAGATSIINAVDLAVSTMVNAIEYPQVESMMHFEQDQIEVLKLPIPATSPIVGRSLMELAQDPKFPEGLLIIGYQAHPHEDLIIPNGSTVIEAESTVLMVTKPGALHQVIDYMQG
- a CDS encoding GNAT family N-acetyltransferase; amino-acid sequence: MNLPSGYQLRPGSGLDRALLVKFMQRTYQELFPGHDVAHLAQTVEQYFSTEAPLFWVELSGAPPRSNPLGCLWMGTAIDQIQGDRYPYIFLLYVHPDHRHQGIGTALMQKVEDWAKERGDRQVGLQVFVQNQAALRLYEKLGYQPQSIFMVKPLPR